One part of the Alosa alosa isolate M-15738 ecotype Scorff River chromosome 4, AALO_Geno_1.1, whole genome shotgun sequence genome encodes these proteins:
- the LOC125292933 gene encoding glutathione S-transferase Mu 1-like has protein sequence MAMILAYWDIRGLAQPIRLLLEYTETKYEDKLYACGEAPNYDKSCWFDEKSKLGMDFPNLPYLVDGDRKIVQSNAIMRYIARKHNLCGETEDEKVRVDILENQAMDFRNGFVMLCYTEYDKMKPGYLKKLPDTLKLFSDFLGDRKWFAGDKITFVDFLMYELLDQHRMFEPKSLDEFKNLKEFLDHFEGLEKIAAYMKSSRFIKTPVNNKMAKWGNNKE, from the exons ATGGCAATGATTCTGGCATACTGGGATATCAGAGGG CTCGCTCAGCCAATCCGCCTGCTGTTGGAGTACACGGAGACGAAATATGAGGATAAACTCTACGCTTGCGGGGAAG CTCCCAATTATGACAAAAGTTGTTGGTTTGACGAGAAGTCCAAACTTGGGATGGATTTCCCCaat TTGCCTTATCTTGTGGACGGAGACAGGAAAATAGTCCAAAGCAATGCCATCATGAGATACATTGCTCGAAAGCATAACCTTT GTGGGGAGACGGAGGATGAGAAGGTTCGGGTGGACATCCTTGAAAATCAAGCAATGGACTTCCGTAATGGCTTTGTCATGCTCTGCTATACAGAATAT GATAAAATGAAGCCTGGATACTTGAAAAAACTCCCTGACACCCTGAAGCTATTCTCTGATTTTTTGGGAGACAGGAAATGGTTTGCTGGAGATAAG ATTACCTTTGTGGACTTTCTCATGTATGAGCTTTTGGATCAACACCGTATGTTTGAGCCCAAAAGCCTGGATGAGTTCAAGAACCTTAAGGAGTTTCTGGACCATTTTGAG GGGCTTGAAAAGATAGCAGCCTACATGAAATCAAGCAGGTTCATCAAGACTCCAGTGAACAATAAAATGGCGAAGTGGGGCAACAACAAAGAGTGA
- the LOC125292935 gene encoding glutathione S-transferase Mu 3-like, with protein sequence MAMILAYWDIRGLAQPIRLLLEYTGTKYEDEFYVCGEAPNYDKSCWLDNKFKLGMDFPNLPYLVDGDRKIVQSNAIMRYIARKHNLCGETEDEKVRVDILENQAMDFRNGFVTLCYNTDYITFVDFLMYELLDQHSMFEPKCLDEFKNLKVFLDHFEGLEKIAAYIKSSRFTKNPVNGRRAKWGNKKE encoded by the exons ATGGCAATGATTCTGGCATACTGGGATATCAGAGGG CTCGCTCAGCCAATCCGCCTGCTGTTGGAGTACACAGGGACGAAATATGAGGATGAATTCTATGTTTGCGGCGAAG CTCCCAATTATGACAAAAGTTGTTGGCTTGACAACAAGTTCAAACTTGGGATGGATTTCCCCaat TTGCCTTATCTTGTGGACGGAGACAGGAAAATAGTCCAAAGCAATGCCATCATGAGATACATTGCTCGAAAGCATAACCTTT GTGGGGAGACGGAGGATGAGAAGGTTCGGGTGGACATCCTTGAAAATCAGGCAATGGACTTCCGTAATGGCTTTGTCACGCTCTGCTATAATACAGACTAT ATTACCTTTGTGGACTTTCTCATGTATGAGCTTTTGGATCAACACAGTATGTTTGAGCCCAAATGCCTGGATGAGTTCAAGAACCTTAAGGTGTTTCTGGACCATTTTGAG GGGCTTGAAAAGATAGCAGCCTACATCAAATCAAGCAGGTTCACGAAGAATCCAGTGAACGGCAGAAGGGCGAAGTGGGGCAACAAGAAAGAGTGA